The Lottiidibacillus patelloidae genome contains the following window.
GAGAATATGCAAGAGGCAGAGGAACGTTTGCATGAAGCATCGATATTAATTACATATGGCGAGGATTTAAATGATACCCATCTTGAAAAAGCAACTAACTTACGCTGGATCATGGTAATCTCAGCTGGTCTGGATCAAATGCCATTTCAAGCAATCCATAAAAAAGGTATTGTCGTAACAAATGTAAGAGGAATTCACGCAATACCAATGGCAGAATATGTTATCGCAATGATGTTACAAGTTAGTCGAAATACGAAGGCTTTAATAAAACATGAACAAGAGAAAAAGTGGGATCGCGCAGTAAAAATGGAAGAGATTACGGGAAAAACAATATTAGTAGTTGGAGCTGGAGCAATCGGTCAGGAAATTGCTAGAATTGCCAAAGCTTTTTCGCTTAAAACACTTGGAGTTAATACGTCAGGTAATAAGCAGCGACACTTCGATGAAATATATGCGATACATGACATTAAAGAGCCACTAGCAAAGGCAGACTTTGTTGTGAACGTTTTACCTAGTACGGAAAAAACACATCAACTTTTTAGCTATGATTTATTTTCGTACATGCGTAGTAGTGCTGTTTTTATTAATATAGGGCGCGGTACAACGGTTAACGAGGAACATTTAGTCAAGGTAATGGAGGAAAAAAGGATATCACATGCTGTTTTGGATGTTTTTTATGAAGAACCTTTACATGCTGAGCATCCCTTTTGGAATATGGAAAATGTCACAGTGACTCCACATTTGTCAGGGATATCTAAACAATATCAGCCACGA
Protein-coding sequences here:
- a CDS encoding D-2-hydroxyacid dehydrogenase, whose translation is MIVLSSAKVKQTIQEELIEKYPEINFIFCENMQEAEERLHEASILITYGEDLNDTHLEKATNLRWIMVISAGLDQMPFQAIHKKGIVVTNVRGIHAIPMAEYVIAMMLQVSRNTKALIKHEQEKKWDRAVKMEEITGKTILVVGAGAIGQEIARIAKAFSLKTLGVNTSGNKQRHFDEIYAIHDIKEPLAKADFVVNVLPSTEKTHQLFSYDLFSYMRSSAVFINIGRGTTVNEEHLVKVMEEKRISHAVLDVFYEEPLHAEHPFWNMENVTVTPHLSGISKQYQPRAFEIFKENLEHFMKGSGSMKNIVNLERGY